Part of the Quercus lobata isolate SW786 chromosome 6, ValleyOak3.0 Primary Assembly, whole genome shotgun sequence genome, GGTACTTGCTCCACATATACTAACAAATTTTCAACTTCATCAAGAAGAGTAAGGAGGTCATCAATGGAGGAAGGAGGGTTAAGGAGTCTATTCCCAGCCTCCTTAAGCTGCTTCTAAAGTTCACTATGAAAggaagtcattttttttttttagctcaaaCTTAGGGGCACAAAACACAGAGATCGAAAGTTGAAACTGAtgttctgattttttttttttttttttttttttttttttttgtgagggccAAGTGTTCCACTTTTAAAGGAAAACTGGAGTTGTATAAGCTGGACTTGGGGCTTGTTAAAAGGATCGGGCTGTGGGTTTTGCAATAggatgaacttttttttttttaaattgggtgTTGGTTTATTGGATTAagctaaatttataatgggCTGTGTTGGGTTCTTTATTTGGGCCGGGTAAAATTGTGTCTGAGTGGCTAATGGGTTAGGTAGAATTTTGAGAGACAAATGCgctagttttttttaaaaaaaaataataataataaaaacaaaaagcttGGTCAGATGAGTATAAGGTTAATCAGATCAGGTATGTCATGTAAATGGCTAAAGAAGGGGACTAGGGGAATTTAAACAGGCCAGTGGGTTACCTCATGAGATAGGATAGATGCAGGTTTGGCATTGCAGTAGAACCAGCGGCATGCGAGGCTAAGCCTTCCGACggtgttgtggttgtggtggctAACCCTTTTGGCAGCTTGTGATAGTTGTGGGCAATGGCTTTGGAACAACGAGGTGAGATCGGTATTAACGAATTCTTGTGATATTGTTCTGGTGGAGTGGGTTATGGGTTTTCTGGATTTGTTTTCCTTTATGGTGGTTGGCTTTTGTGTGGGTCTTGTGGTTTGATGGGATGAGAAACAAGGCAatgaaagttttaattttttttttttttgggtgatattttttggttctttccTGCAGTGATGCTTCAACAGATCGATGtttgctttgataccaaatatgACGTAGGAAAACcagaataaaactaaaacaacaataaagggacatgacctaggagtcagcacctaggccttacttggagtcagcaccaaacAGGGAAACCACTAGAGGTCAGCACCTAGGGTAGACCTGGAGTCAGTACCagaccaaagaaagaccaaactgccattttttttcattcatcaaaatatcaactatctcctcaaggagtacaataggttgcttataaaggatgactaaaccctaattctaattggctaggaaaccctaattgctttattacaaaaataaccttacttccaaattaaaatattaatagcctaataaactactaggacctaaaacataaaaaatacaattgacttgcaaacataaataatactaaattaaaatCTTCTTGCGTCTCCCGCATCACTTGGTGCCCAAagaatttgttaataaaatgtTTAGTATCTTCTTGCCGCATTTGAACTTGGATTTTCAGCACCAAATAAAGATGATACTTCTTGAGCCACAATCAACTCAAATTGTCAAGGAGCTTCTCCAGCTATTGTTCGTTCTCTTATTTTGTAGCCTTCTCCCTCTCTAGGAGTTTATGCATTGTTGAATTTCTTCTAGTGTTTTTCCTTTGGTTTCTGGAACTACCTTTGCCACAAATAGAACAGCCATCAAAGAGAATGCGGAGTAGAGGAAAAAAGTGcctggaaaagaaaaatcaaacatagAAGTGTCAGTTATACAAGAATGCAAACTTACAATGCACTTGTTTGGTGCTAACAATGCTACAGACAAAAGAaatccacaaatttttttcacaatttcttGAGGTGGCAGGTTATAATTAGCACAACATCACTTTCACATGGGATCACCGCTGATCACAACCTGTCATCTCagttattatgaaaaatgttgtcattagacttattgtttttctttaccTGAGGAACTCCAGGTAAAAAGAAAGTTGAATGTATATGAAATTAACCAAGCACCCAACCAGTTCACTAGCACCACCAAGCTCCCAGCAGCCCCCTTCAATTCAATTGGAAAAATCTGCAAAACAATAGGTTTCAGATAAGCTCAATGAAATTATCATGTTACCGAATGCTAATTTGTTAAACAAACATACAAATTCACTTTGAAAATGTAGAAAGTTACCTCAGACATAATCAGCCAAGGGACTGCTCCCATTCCAATAGAGAAAAATGCTATGAAAAActgatttaaatgaaaaaataaaataaaatcaataaaataaaaatccatattTATTTTGGAGTGGCAAAAAGGTGATCATGTTCTACACAAATTTGCAGTTATAATGGTTAATTTACCAGCACTCCAACAAAAGTTAATATTGGTGCCCACTCAGGCAACAAGTTGTGGCCCTGATTCATAATGATCAAAAAATAAAGTTCAGactaaaatgtaaaagaaacaaCTAGATAAAAGAGTACTTTTTAATACACAGGGATAATTTTGATGGCTTAccttgagaaagaaagaagtgcCCGTTACAAAGCAGCCCAGAAATGTCCCAGTTGCAGAAATCTTCatacacaaaaacaattttcattacTCAGTAGGCATCAAAATACTACTCTCCCTCTGATATAATTTTCataagtttcaaaaaataaatgctatGACATTATCTACCAAAATAAGTGGCTTTCTTCCAGATTTGTCAATCATCATTGCGCCCACTATAGTTATTGGAACCTGTGAATCAATATCAGATAATCTGAGTTTGGATTAAGAATTAATGATGTGACTTTGAGGACAGTGGTAGAAATTATACCTGGATACAGGCATAAGCTATGGTTCCAATTTTGGCCAGAGAAGCCCCTGCAGTTTAgataattcaattaaaaaataagttccAAAGAAATGAAGTGATATGAAAGGATTAGAAATAAGTTTCAAGAGAAAAGACGCGTTAAAAAAAAGGGCATAAGGAATGAAGTGTATAGAAACACAGAATTACCAGCTTCTGCAAAGATTTCACTTGCATAGAAACCTATTCCATTTATTCCTGTGAATTGTTGACATATCATTATTCCTACTCCAATCTGAAAATAGTCACTAAACAGCAAGTATTAGTACAACATAAAAGGCCTCTCAGATAACCAGCCTAAACATACTTCAGTAAGTTTGGATcagcttttttcttttaatttttctacttATTTGCAATTGTACAATTTATTGAAGTCTCACTTCTTCTACGTACAACTGAAATTTTATTAACTTCCAGTAAATAAGCATAtaagttttcaacaataagctaATCCAAATGTACATTTCTATAGATATAAAAAGACACGTACAATCAAGGAGCGAATATGTCTGCTTTGGAACAAATCCAGCATTTTAGCCTTTGGAAGTGTCTTAAGAGTTTCAAAATAATCCTGCCAAGAAACATAAGGAGTCAGTTCCTCAGACATACAAATTTACATTAGCAAGCTTTATGTGGGTGTTAGGAAGGGAAGTACTTTAATTTCAGCAGCTTCAAAAGTAATATCAGCATCTTTGCCACGAAGTTTTCGTAGCGCAACTTGAAATTCTTTCTCACGGCCAACCTTTGCCTGCAAAGAATGACATTCTTTTGGTCTCATTTCTTGTTCAATCTCATATctaatttgaaaacaaaattgcttacattttttttttaaatactcaCCAGCCATCTGGGAGACTCCGGAACAAAACATAGACCCACAAGAAGGAATATGCATGGAACAAGCCCTTCAAATCAAAGCCAACACTTCATTTTTagtaaagttttagaattttcttttcaacaCACACTTCTGTATACATATAGAGTAAAATActcaaattttagaatttacCAGTCAAAGCAAGTGCTCTCCATGTTATGACTGATCCTACTAAGAATGCAACTGATGATCCAGTGACAATCATGAGCTGCAGAACaagcaaaagaaaagggaaagaactAAGATATTGACCAATTTATCTTCAATCAGTTAGCAAGATTCATAAAGAATATAATCTTCATGATTAATTCTCCCACCTGATTCAATGTTGTAAGCCCTCCACGCAGATTCTTTGGAGCAATTTCAGCAATAAATATTGGCACCTGTTAATCcactttgttaaattttgttaaaatttcgAAATTTTATCATTACAAGGTGACAAAATAAAGAAGGGATATTGATATTAAATAATTACCACATAAGAAAAAACTCCAATTCCATATCCTGTGAATAACCTTCCCATGTCAAGTGAAATAGCTCCCTATATTAAAGCCGTgcagaaataaataataattaaaaaaaaaccatagcaGCTAGTAATTTCAGCAAGATGACAGTTTATTTCTTACATTAAGAATTAACATGTGCAAACAGTGCATACCTTAGAGAAATATACAGCAAGCCATCCTGCAATGCAGAAAACACCTGACATCCTCATTGCCTGCTCCCATTAAATCTCCAGAAAGTTTAGTacaatgaaaatgataaaactaaTACCAATTTCACTACAAAAATCTTACAAAATGATGtgacaataaatgtgattataGTGCCAgatcaacaacaataataaatactacCACGCATCTTTAGCGTGATTGCTACTCCACAAGCATAAATGCTTGTGAGGGTGTGGGTGTAGGTGTGGATGTAGAGGGAAAGAGTTAGGGTTTAAATCTCCTAGAGGGAGCATCACACACATACATTCTTAGATTAGACTAAAGTAGATTTCTATCTcagacaggaaaaaaaaaacaaaaaataataaataataaataaatttctttggtGTGACACGTCACTTTGTAAAATGTATGAAGTACAATAGAGATGAAAAAGTTGAGCACTAGCTAATCAGTTTCAAGTTTAACATACCCCTTTTCGACCAACAAAGTCTGCAATTTTACCACTTGTGATGGCACCAAACATTGCTCCAATTGTTAATATGGAGCCAAACATGGAGTACTGTCATATGACATTCAATAAATTAGTAGCAATTCATATAATTTTGATACTATATCttaaaagagagaggaaaagaagcCCTACCTCAGCTACAGAAAGATTAAGTTCTTCTGTGATTGCAGATTGAGTGGGTGCTGAATAGCCCACCTGCCAAAATAATAACTTAAGCTAAACAAACTTgatatctttttttattctttttgttttttttttttttcttttcttttttggttcctaaccaaaagaaaaaacaaaaaaagaaacagattTAGTAACCCCAGAAACTCTCTTAAACCAGGAATGCCATTACATTTTGGAAAAAAGAACAACATTTTTCCTAAACTCCTAAGCTGCTTTTTGTTGGACACGTATAAGAGAGAAGTGAAATATACTTACACATGATCCAAATTCAAAAGAGCCACAAACAGCAACACATGTACTGAGCAAAACCATTCCAATGGATCCACCTTCAACATTTTTATCATCTTTATGGGAAACAATATTATCTTGCTGGATTAATGGCTGTTCCAAATATTGAAGGCCATTTATTTCATCACTATTCTCAGCATCCTTAACTTGTCCAATTgccatatctctctctctccaaacagAACACCACAAtagtatgaaaaaaaataaagtgggaaAGGACTAAGGAGTCGAGGACTAGGACTTGTTGTGAGCAAAGATATGGATTTGTTCTGAGGTATTTATACGTGTAGTAAACAACcagattttttttagattttgtctGATAGCACCGattgataaacaaaaaatttggttAACAATTAGAAAGATGTAAAAGAAACATAGAATACAATTGCATGTGGGATATGGCTGGCACTGACGTGGTGATTAAACAAGATACATACAACCAATATTCAGACTGTTGAAAATGCAGTAGGGAATCAGAGATCTGATGAAACTGGGCAAGCACTTTGCCAATTtgcatgtgaattttttttttttttttttttttttttttgtctagaaTGCATGATTACTTCTGATTGTTTATCTCTGCTTACGTGGTTCTTACTTGGACTGATGGGTacgtttttttttgtttttttaataataaaggtTGGTTTGGATAGCACATTCACGTCCACGTTTGTTCTCCTTGCGcattttcagcttttttttttttttttttttttttttttttttttttttttttttttaagaccaGCGCCTGGTGCACTGTCACCAAAgcatatgaacagtaaaaaaaagtaaacagtaatttttcatacatttaaaaattattttgctacagtattttctgttttcagcaaaataagttgtatttaAACGCacactaaaagaaaaaatctaagaCCACTAAATTTTTCACACCTTCAAGCAACGGGACAAAGTGTGattaatggtaaaaaaaaaaatgatggtggGTTCATACATAAAAATAGTAAGTTCACGTGTAAGTGATGGTTAATCACTTACAATCTGTCTTGTCAAAATTGCggcaaaaaaatcattaaataatttatggtCTTGGAACAACTCTTTATAAATAGAGCTTACAAAGTTTATCtgtgcttaaaattttctattaatataaTGGGCGGCAATGCAATGATTGTTGGGACATTGCCAATTTTCCATGTTGGCCAATTGTCAACTTTTTTCACACAGTGCAAAAGGTTAATTAGAGACTATTAATTAGTTGAcgagtaaaaaagaaaagttagtATCATTATTAGGACCATTTTTCTTGCTAATGTCCCAACTGGagcaatgaaaagaaaattcttgATGAGGTCCTATTAGGAAGCTGAAATGGTCTATAATTATCTTTGCTAAAAAGATCATAGGAAAGTCATAATAGTgcttggtgattttttttttttttttgacttcttTTACGCTTTCCTcgcacattttttatttatttaaattatagaGTTTTAACATATTACGCCCGCTTCTGATAATTGTACTATTTTTCATCAGaacaagacaccaattagttttcgAGGTAGgcaaaaattgaatatcaaatctcttattcaactattaaaaactttactagttaagtTAAGTAAAACCCACACCAAAGCAACGTGGAGAAGTCAATAGAACCAAAGGATGCACTAACATATTATGATTGATGTCAATTGTCAAGCATGAAGCATGAGGGAAGTTTATGAAactccttttaaatttttttttttattttgcttttgaatCGAAGGAGCTAGCACTTTGTCGCTCTTGGCTtgtattcttttctttataGAAGACAGTCAAACGTTATGGAAGcaagtgttgagtgtttttttttttttgggttaaatattcggttttaaaattattttgttataaagcCTCTTCTAAATGTACtctttttaaaatcaataagtaaaatttatatcttaccattttctttatttaaaaagtcaatgCCATTCCTTTTTCTATGGTTTAAATGAATGAgggtaattttggaaatttataaatttttatacaacaaataagataataaataatgttcccttaaaaagttgagttttttaaacaatgacaaaacttaagtacagtaGTTAGGTGCTATTCTTTAGATTTCCTTctttaaattcaaccatgtgatttttttttcacataaaatgaaagtgtatttttagttaagtacAGTCACATGACTGAATCTCAGAAATGAAACCTAAGGAAAAACACataagtattgtacctaaattttgccctttaaacaagacaaacaaattaagacAGAGATAGTAGCTTTTTTCacctcaattttctcaaaattgagttcaAATTAAGTAGAATTTGACTTCGTCAAAATCAAGCTCTATGCAATTGAATTATACGTGGCAAAtgtgaaactcaattttctcaaattagagttccatGTTCCTTTGAATTGTATAAAACTTGACTTTGATGAAATCAAGTTTCACattggagctaaatttttagaaaaccaAGTTCCAAAAAAAGACTATgagtccgtttggttggagaagtgaaaaagtgagatgatagaaaatagttggaggatgaaaaagtaggagaatagaaaatattttattttctttcctttttgtttggttagaaaTGGAAAAGTGGaatgatgaaaaaaatgggtttaaataaatttactcatatactcttgttaaaaaatgatgcttaattaaaacaaaacaaaaaatgacaaataatcacacacaaaaaaagagcaatcacctaaatttattaaaaaataaaaataatatccaaaaaaaaaaaaagccaatatTACTGccaggagaaaaaaagaaagaggcacGCCAGgccctagaaaatcaaaaaaaaataaataaataaaaagaagaaataaaagaaaaagaagggcaacaatactgaaaaaaaaaaaaaaaaaaaaaaaaaaaaaaaaacaaaaaaaaaaaacaaaacaaaacaaaaaagggcAATGGCACTACTACTGCccagtggaaaaaaaaaaatatatatatatatatatatatatatatatatatatactcttcaaactctaggtatataaacttattagttgttgtggtttattttctttgacatattgtgattgataatTTGTGATATACTTtagttttaaataattatttgtgataCAATTACTCGttagttctgaattttatattaaaaatatttatttgtttgttttttcataattttttttttttcattttgataaaatctgataaacaAGTCGATATGACTGActcgtttaataaatgggtcatGTTAGGGTTGAAGAAttttgacccgtttaataaacatatcGGGTTAGTGTTGACCTATATCGTCGAATACACATGAattgacacgacacgaacccgataCGCAAACATGAATTGTCACCCCTATGTGCatatgggcatttttgtcaattaagaaaaaatttatccccactcagttttctctctattttggggagaaaacatTTTGATGGGCCCGGGGAGAAAACACATGGGTCccatcatttattttccttcctctctacccaaccaaacacacttaaaaaaagttttcctttctatttttttccaaagtttTTCATCCACCTTGTTTTACCTCCAAACAAAAACACctatatctatactatatataagagaattCCCTTCTTTTGTTCTTTCAACTGAACTTTTATATGGTTCAAAAATGCCTTCATTAATGAATggtaattttatttagaaataagGTTATAAATGTCAactaacaaatttcattttgaattcaaaaaaagaattcctaaaatttagattttttccccttcatgttcaaaaaagaaattatagttaTTACTTATGTCTAAAGTTtgtactttttatttgtttaaaaaataaaaataaaaatatttctaaattatagattataataaatgcaaattattaacctctatctaaaaaaataaaagagctttCGAGCATACGGCTAGTAACTAAATAAGTTACAATAGAGGCTTTGTAAGGTTGTaacttaataaaattcaaaaaccgaatatttagtaaaaattttcaattgttgaTTGTATAGGCTTATTTGCTTATTTTCTTATACGGAGtacttaatttttttcacaCCTACTACCTTCTTTCTCCattagtttaaactttaaacaaataatttacatatattttagTACTTACAGTAAgtcaacaaatattttcaacctatttacatttttacttttacaaaaaataaaataatgtaattgGTTTTCCCAAATctattgataaaataaattcgtatctataaattttttccaagttaaaaaattaatgtaattgGTTTTCCCAAATCTActgataaaataaattcatatctataaattttttccaagttaaaaaattagttaatgTTGCCAAGTAAAATATGGGAACAAAAACACCCAagcaaatcttttttttcttttttcttttttatttttttttagaaaaatgtaagatcataatattaaattaaatcagTTTGGAATACACTTTCCAACTCCGCAGGTGGTAGTTCTACCCAAACATCGAAATCTGCAGATGAAACTACTCTTCTTGCAAGGGCGTGAGCTAACAAATTCCCACGC contains:
- the LOC115993868 gene encoding sugar transporter ERD6-like 16, yielding MAIGQVKDAENSDEINGLQYLEQPLIQQDNIVSHKDDKNVEGGSIGMVLLSTCVAVCGSFEFGSCVGYSAPTQSAITEELNLSVAEYSMFGSILTIGAMFGAITSGKIADFVGRKGAMRMSGVFCIAGWLAVYFSKGAISLDMGRLFTGYGIGVFSYVVPIFIAEIAPKNLRGGLTTLNQLMIVTGSSVAFLVGSVITWRALALTGLVPCIFLLVGLCFVPESPRWLAKVGREKEFQVALRKLRGKDADITFEAAEIKDYFETLKTLPKAKMLDLFQSRHIRSLIIGVGIMICQQFTGINGIGFYASEIFAEAGASLAKIGTIAYACIQVPITIVGAMMIDKSGRKPLILISATGTFLGCFVTGTSFFLKGHNLLPEWAPILTFVGVLFFIAFFSIGMGAVPWLIMSEIFPIELKGAAGSLVVLVNWLGAWLISYTFNFLFTWSSSGTFFLYSAFSLMAVLFVAKVVPETKGKTLEEIQQCINS